The Equus quagga isolate Etosha38 unplaced genomic scaffold, UCLA_HA_Equagga_1.0 HiC_scaffold_162_RagTag, whole genome shotgun sequence nucleotide sequence CTCAGCAAATAACTATTGAGCACCTGATGTGTTCTAGGAAGCTTTGGGAGACAGAGATGAATCACTCAAAGATTCTGTCCTTAAGGTTTTggtgaaaaggaaataagattttacatatatatatgtaaaaaagcCATGATGGCGCATGTACTGAGATACAAGCTATAAATAACCACAAGCACTATCAGAACAGGACGTGACTCTGTTCTCTGCTGTATGATCAGCACCTAACACAGTATATTAAATTGGAGGTTTCATAACTAActttttggatgaatgaatgaataattcaaTGTATTAATTTGTATTCTTTCCAAGATGTATCTGTGGGATATTGACATTTTTTCCTAATCTGACTTGCTTTCTTTGTTCTCAGATACCTCAGCCAGCATGGCTGTCTCTTTGACACCCACCCTGGGACTCAATTCTGCCCCAGATGAAATCCAGCATCCACATATTAAATTTTCCGAATGGAAATTTAAGCTATTCAGGGTGAGATCCTTTGAAAAGGCACCTGAAGAagctcaaaaggaaaaagattccTCTGAGGGGAAACCCTCTCTAGAGCAATCTCCAGCAGTCCTGGATAAGGCTGGTGGTCAGAAACCAGTCCTGACTCAACCAGCAGTAAAGCCTCACCCTAAGTTTTTGAAGAAATTCCATGATGAtgggaaagcaagagagaaagccaTCCACCAAGCCAGCCTTCGACATCTCTGCCGCATCTGTGGGAATTCTTTTAAAACTGATGGGCACAATAGGAGATATCCAGTCCACGGGCCTGTGGATGGCAAAACCCAAGTGCTTTTacgaaagaaggaaaagagagccaCTTCCTGGCCCGACCTCATTGCCAAGGTTTTCCGGATCGATGTGAAAGCCGATGTTGACTCCATCCACCCCACTGAGTTCTGCCATAACTGCTGGAGCATCATGCACAGGAAGTTTAGCAGTGCTCCATGTGAGGTTTACTTCCAGAAGAACGCAACCATGGAGTGGCACCCCCACACCCCGTCCTGTGACATCTGCCACACTGCCCGTCAGGGACTCAAGAGGAAGAGTCATCAGCCAAATGTGCAGCTCAGCAAAAAACTCAAAACTGCGGTTGACCGAGCGAGGCAGGCCCGTCAGCACAAGAGGAGAGCTCAGGCAAGGATCAGCGGCAAGGGAGTGATGAAGAAGATCACCAACTGCAGTAAGATCCATCTTAGCACCAAGCTCCTTGCAGTGGACTTCCCGGCGCACTTTGTGAAATCTATCTCCTGCCAGATTTGTGAACACATCCTGGCTGACCCTGTGGTCACCAGCTGTAAGCATGTATTTTGCAGGATCTGCATTCTCAGATGCCTCAAAGTCATGGGCAGCTATTGTCCCTCTTGCCGATATCCCTGCTTCCCCACTGACCTGGAGAGTCCCGTGAAGTCCTTTCTGAGCATCCTGAATTCCCTGATGGTGAAATGTCCAGCAGAAGAGTGCAATGAGGAGGTCAGCTTGGAAAAATATAATCACCATGTCTCAAGCCACAAGGAATCGAAAGAGACTTTTGTGCATATTAataaagggggccggccccgccaGCATCTCCTGTCACTGACTCGGAGGGCTCAGAAGCACCGTCTGAGGGAGCTCAAGCTGCAAGTCAAGGCTTTTGCCgacaaagaagaaggaggagatgtGAAGTCTGTGTGCCTGACCTTGTTCCTGCTGGCGCTGCGGGCGAGGAATGAGCACAGACAAGCCGACGAGCTGGAGGCCATCATGCAGGGGCGGGGCTCCGGCCTGCAGCCAGCGGTTTGCTTGGCCATCCGAGTCAACACCTTCCTCAGCTGCAGTCAGTACCACAAAATGTACAGGACTGTCAAAGCCATCACGGGGAGGCAGATTTTTCAGCCTTTGCATGCCCTCCGGAACGCTGAAAAGGTCCTTCTGCCGGGCTACCACCCCTTTGAGTGGCAGCCCCCTCTGAAGAACGTGTCCTCCAACACTGACGTTGGCGTTATTGACGGATTGTCTGGACTGTCCTCGTCTGTGGACGATTACCCGGTGGACACCATTGCGAAGCGGTTCCGCTATGATTCGGCTTTGGTGTCTGCTCTGATGGACATGGAAGAAGACATCCTGGAAGGCATGAGAGCCCAAGAGCTTGACGATTACCTGAACGGCCCCTTCACTGTGGTGGTGAAGGAGTCCTGTGACGGGATGGGAGACGTGAGTGAGAAGCACGGCAGTGGGCCAGCCGTTCCGGAAAAGGCAGTTCGGTTTTCATTCACAATCATGAAAATTACTATAGCACACGGCTCACAGAATGTGAAGGTGTTTGAGGAAGCCAAACCTAACTCTGAGCTGTGTTGCAAGCCCTTGTGCCTTATGCTGGCAGATGAATCTGACCACGAGACTCTGACGGCCATCCTGAGCCCTCTCATTGCTGAGCGGGAGGCCATGAAGGACAGCGAATTAATGCTTGAGATGGGAGGCATCCTCCGCACTTTCCAGTTCATCTTTAGGGGCACGGGCTACGATGAGAAACTTGTCCGGGAAGTGGAAGGCCTCGAGGCTTCCGGCTCGGTCTACATCTGTACCCTTTGTGATGCCACCCGCCTGGAAGCCTCTCAAAATCTTGTCTTCCACTCCATAACCAGAAGCCACGCTGAGAACCTGGAGCGCTATGAGGTCTGGCGTTCCAACCCATACCATGAGTCTGTGGAAGAACTGCGGGATCGGGTGAAAGGGGTCTCCGCCAAGCCCTTCATCGAGACAGTCCCTTCCATAGATGCGCTCCACTGCGACATTGGCAATGCAGCTGAGTTCTACAAGATCTTCCAGCTAGAGATTGGGGAGGTGTATAAGAACCCCAATGCCtccaaagaggaaaggaaaagatggcAGGCTACGCTGGACAAACATCTCCGGAAGAAGATGAACCTGAAACCAATCATGAGGATGAATGGCAACTTTGCCAGGAAGCTCATGACCAAAGAGACTGTTGAAGCAGTTTGTGAATTAATTCCTTCCCAGGAGAGGCACGAAGCTCTGAAGGAGCTAATGGACCTTTACCTGAAGATGAAGCCCGTCTGGCGCTCATCATGCCCGGCTAAGGAGTGCCCAGAATCCCTCTGCCAGTATAGTTTCAATTCACAGCGTTTTGCTGAGCTCCTCTCTACCAAGTTCAAGTATCGGTATGAGGGCAAAATCAccaattattttcacaaaacccTGGCACATGTCCCTGAAATTATTGAGAGGGATGGCTCCATAGGGGCATGGGCAAGCGAGGGAAACGAGTCTGGCAACAAACTGTTCCGGCGCTTCCGGAAAATGAATGCCAGGCAGTCCAAGTGTTATGAAATGGAAGATGTCCTGAAACATCACTGGTTGTATACCTCCAAGTATCTGCAGAAGTTTATGGATGCTCATAAAGCACTGAAAAATTCTGGGTTTTGCATAAACTCGCAAGGAAGCTTAGAGGACCCGTTAGGCTCAGATGACTCTCTGGAAACTCAAGATTCAATGGAATTTTAAGTCAGGCAGCCACTTAGGAGTTGGTTTTTGTGGATGAGTTTCCTTCTGGGTTGCATTGAGATCTTCTCCTGTCACCATTCAGTCCTCTGTGTGGGGCTTCACCACCCGAGAGGTGGTAGGTTGGAGAAGCCACAGATGCTGAGTCCACGTCAGGGATGGGTAACTGATGAGCTGGTTGCTTGAGCCATTGAGGGAGTTCAGAAAAGCAACAGGAGAAATCAGTTATTTCAAAGCTCAGTAAACTCAGAACAGGAGTAACAGTCAGGGACCAGAGATGAacaaatctgtgtgtgtgtgtgtgtgtgtgactagtGATGTGAAAATCACAGCCACGTTGTCAAAGAAGAAGAGCCTGTGAAGCCAGGAAGGGAGTTTGTCTTGTGGTTTCCATTTCTCCCCCTTAATTTCTTAGAgtttttattgagacataaatgttttctatatcatttttgtggaattctttatttttataaatttcacatACCTTGTCTTATTCTGCGACATTCAAAAAAGCTGTTCAGATTTCTCTAATAATAATATCTTACATTTGTACAGCATGATGACCTTTAAAAAGTGCTCtgaatgcattttctcatttggtGCTTGATGCAGAAATACCCTCCATCCAGAAAAGTTTTGGAAAACCAGTCATTTTGTGGGTTTAAAGGATGTCTGTATTGTAACCTTAAGAATTTAGAAGGTCATCTGCTATCTTGGATTTTTCAATAATGAAGTTAGAATAAAACTGTTAGCTACAGTTGGTTATTAAATCTTCTGATAATACATGTTTACTTAGCTATCAGTAGccaaaactgtttttgtttttactttttaattaatttagagtCTCCAAATGCTTCTCTATAAAATCTTGAAGCCACAGAGGCTTTTATCATCCAGGTTTGCTCACAATGTAAAAGCAGATTTAATGTCTTGCTGAAAATTTCTGCCAGATTTTCTCCATATGAAACCTGGGCCAATTTTACTAAATCCAGGCTTCCTGGAGTCTTTCCCTCTGCAACgtgttattttttctattgtgatCAGTTTACTGTCAGTGTATGCAGATTTTTGTAGCAGGGAACTTTGTGCTTTTTCCGCCCGCTAAGTTTAGATGGAACCTGCTCATAGTGCAGCAGAAGAGTTCATGTTTGTAGggcggtttttttttttttttgccactctTGGGatatttccacatttattttgccttatttttcctcacaacaactctgggGGGTAACATTGCTATTATCCTTATTTCATAGAGGGTTAAAtggtttgcccaaagtcacagggaTAATAAATACCTGatctggaatttgaactcaggccttTTGTCTCCAAATTCCATGTTCTTTCTACCACGAAAACCATAAATTGTTTAGGATCCACAACTGATCGTCACGGTTCATAATCTTGGGATTACATTCTTTGGCAGTAGGGATGGGTGAGTTTTTAAGTCATTGGCGTGCTTTGGGTCTTTTGATAGAAGAAAGTGATGCTAAAGCTCCCAAGAGCCCCAAAACCTCTGGTGGTTCCAGTAATTTGAAAACTACTGTCTGCATCCTTAGGAATTTGGGAATTGCCAATAGCTGGCAATGTAGAGCGGGCATGGGATTTTATATGCTTCCCCGAGTCATAATGACATGTTAGTGTTAattagttcttttcttcctttgattttattGGCCCTAATTGCCACTCTTCATATGCAGTATATCAAAGAGCTTTGTAATTTACTTGTCCAACATGCACCAGTGACATTATCCTAAATGGGATGCATTTGGTGTTTTGGTGGGGGTTGAACCCagtattttccattaaaaaagtacaagagtttttcttgttttttgtatATAGAATGTATATAAATTACAAAGACATTCCTAATTTAGTTGTCAAAAAcagatacatattttaattttattttttcttgaaaacctAAGTTTTGCATTTTGTAAACCAAGGGCTTCTCGGACATCCCTTCCCTTCATCCTGTTTAATCCACACAGTATGTCTCTGCACTCATCAGCAGCTAAATTCATATAATCATCCTACTCCCTGAAGCAAGCTGGCACTGGTTTgtagattttttcccttttccacctGTTACTGGATTGGTGGTACTGTAAATACTTTCCAAtattaaatttcccttttctaGCATTGTAAGAACTGTTTTGAATGCATGTGACTAACAGTGTGATCTATAGCACAACCTTGCTGGTAATCCCTTAATCAGATCACATCTTGATAAACCCTGGAGCACCTGGCCGCAGGACTTCCGGTATGTAGAAATGTTGCCTTTGGTTGCGTTTGCTCTCATTGTCGAGTTTGCAATATCCTAGACCCGGGTTTTATACGAGAGTTTTATTTTTGACAATGCCCTTTGTAAATGCAGTGACATGCTCCAGGGAAATTCACCACACTGAACGCAACATTGTTTTCTTGAAGTATAGACTGGGACTTCAGAAGTGCAATGCATTTTTCTCCCATGAAACCTGATTCTGTGAGTGTTCCTGCCAACTCTCTAAGGTGCTCTGCAGGGACCAGTGATAATGGCTGATGGAGATTGATGAATGGCCCGTGTGAGATCAGAAAGTGCCTTGGGGTTAATAACCATGCGCAAAGAAGCAGGAGTGGGAGGAAAGATTCCTTTTCCTTGCAGGTGAACTGCGGTTTAGTTTTGCCTCAATTTGTTTTCACAAAATATAGATGAAGATAAAGATTTTTTTGGttgagtgtgtgtgtctctcaCTTCATCAAACAGAATTCAAATTCCACACAGCCAGGAGGCGGGATTCAGAGGCtcaggtggtggtgggaggaaggaatCATCACCGGGATGTGAGTGAGTTTTGATGGCGGACGTGTATGTGTCTTCAGTTTTGTCTGGGAGATGATCTCTTCTTTCAATGTTAAGAGATTTTAAGGAAGAGATTCgtccctattttctttttccctttaactACAGTAATGTACATAAATATACCTCAGAAATCATTTTtggtgagatttttcttttttgtggaattgcacttcactttattttcttacaaatCATTGTAAAGTTTGTTTAGTGGCTTTCAagagccttcttttttttctgtattaggGAAAGTTCGGGTACCAGGATGCAACGAATTCATTTGATGCGGGGACTGTATTTCCATTTGaacatttcttcaaatgtttccAGATTGAACAAAGTATTTGTTTCaatacttatttttatgtttcaataTTTCTACTCCTTATTAATATTATGGTGATTGTTACAACTGTACGTTTaagtatttgaaataaaagtttaaaattggAAATAGTGGGTATTGTgatttatattcaaataatattgagtgcaacatttaaaaactgaagtaACATTTTCCTTgagggaaatacaaaataaatttggtGATCTTTAGAATAAAGGCCAACAGAATAGTGATAATGAGTATAATTTATCCCAGTAAAGGATGAGACAATTTGGTTCCAGATACTTGAGGTAAATAGTAAGCCTTTCAAAAATGTAGGATTTGAAAATCTGATAAAATATGGAGCTGTTCCTCAGTAAATGCACATATTTGTATACTCAAAATTTTGGTCAGAGCGGTTGATTTGTCCAGGACCACACAGATAATGGCAGAACAGAGCTAGAGCCCAGGTTCTCTGCTCAGTGCTTTTCCTAATGACGATAGTAACAAAATAACAATGATCATgctaataataatcataatagcaGTACCGCTTACCAGTGTGGTCGGCACTTTGCACTCGGCTTTCTCACCGGCTCCCTTGGGAGTCACTGCCACTATCATCTCCTTGTCCCACACGAGGTCACTGGAGTTTGTCTCAGCCAGAAAATGGCAGAGCCGCATTTCCAGTCGCCCTCCGGCTCTGTGCATCTTGTCTTCCCAGTACTCAGTCACCTCCTCATCATCCACGAATTTCCAAGCATCCTAGTGCCACCCTTGCTGGGGACTTCCCAGGTCCCTTCTCCTTGTAACAGAGATTCAGCCTGGCTGCTTCTGTGCAACCACAccaatttataaaatgttacaatATGTGCGTCCTTGTAGGCAAATAGCCTGTGCCCCGAAGGCCCTGCTGTCTTCCTGTTTTGGCAGCCCCACCCCGTCCCCCAGGAACTCAGGATCCAGCCAGTGACAGGTTAACTCCCGGCACAGCAGGGGCCTAGGGACTGACTGCTCCAGCgacttcttctttgattttttttttactggtgctatctttgccttgttttattttttcccagctttattgaggtataattgacaaatacatattgtatatatttttttttttatttttttaaaatgtctttttttttttttaaagattttttttttattttttcctttttctccccaaagccccccggtacatagttgtgtattcttcgttgtgggttcctttagttgtggcatgtgggacgctgcctcagcgtgatctgacgagcagtgccatgtccgcgcccaggattcgaaccgacgaaacactgggccgcctgcagcggagcgcgcgaacttaaccactcggccacggggccagcccccatattgtatatattttaagtgtacaacatgatgatttgatataagTATACATTGTAAAGTGTTTACCACAATCAGTTAACACATCTCTCCCCTCACATAGccacctttttttgtgtgtgtagtaacgcttaagatctactcttgaCAAATTGCAAGTGTACAGCCCGATATTAACTAAGTCATCACCCtgacattagatcctcagaattactcatcttataactgaaagtttgtgtcctttGACCAAGTATTTGAATATCACCCCTGCCTTTGAGAATGTAGTATGTCCTCACCCTTCAAGGCCCAGCTAAGTTCTCTATCATTCCTGATACCCTTTCTAACCACTTCAGTCTATATTTTGAACTAATATTTGTAGGATGCCTTCTGTGAGCAGGCAGTGTGTGCTTGGCGCTGGAGATACAGCGGTAAGCAACTCGAACTGGCCTCTGCTCCCAAAGAGCTGGGTGGAGGCAGACAATGCATCGACAACAAGGCTGATAAATGCGTGACTACACACTCTCGCGGGCGATCCGAAGGAAAAGTA carries:
- the RAG1 gene encoding V(D)J recombination-activating protein 1, yielding MAVSLTPTLGLNSAPDEIQHPHIKFSEWKFKLFRVRSFEKAPEEAQKEKDSSEGKPSLEQSPAVLDKAGGQKPVLTQPAVKPHPKFLKKFHDDGKAREKAIHQASLRHLCRICGNSFKTDGHNRRYPVHGPVDGKTQVLLRKKEKRATSWPDLIAKVFRIDVKADVDSIHPTEFCHNCWSIMHRKFSSAPCEVYFQKNATMEWHPHTPSCDICHTARQGLKRKSHQPNVQLSKKLKTAVDRARQARQHKRRAQARISGKGVMKKITNCSKIHLSTKLLAVDFPAHFVKSISCQICEHILADPVVTSCKHVFCRICILRCLKVMGSYCPSCRYPCFPTDLESPVKSFLSILNSLMVKCPAEECNEEVSLEKYNHHVSSHKESKETFVHINKGGRPRQHLLSLTRRAQKHRLRELKLQVKAFADKEEGGDVKSVCLTLFLLALRARNEHRQADELEAIMQGRGSGLQPAVCLAIRVNTFLSCSQYHKMYRTVKAITGRQIFQPLHALRNAEKVLLPGYHPFEWQPPLKNVSSNTDVGVIDGLSGLSSSVDDYPVDTIAKRFRYDSALVSALMDMEEDILEGMRAQELDDYLNGPFTVVVKESCDGMGDVSEKHGSGPAVPEKAVRFSFTIMKITIAHGSQNVKVFEEAKPNSELCCKPLCLMLADESDHETLTAILSPLIAEREAMKDSELMLEMGGILRTFQFIFRGTGYDEKLVREVEGLEASGSVYICTLCDATRLEASQNLVFHSITRSHAENLERYEVWRSNPYHESVEELRDRVKGVSAKPFIETVPSIDALHCDIGNAAEFYKIFQLEIGEVYKNPNASKEERKRWQATLDKHLRKKMNLKPIMRMNGNFARKLMTKETVEAVCELIPSQERHEALKELMDLYLKMKPVWRSSCPAKECPESLCQYSFNSQRFAELLSTKFKYRYEGKITNYFHKTLAHVPEIIERDGSIGAWASEGNESGNKLFRRFRKMNARQSKCYEMEDVLKHHWLYTSKYLQKFMDAHKALKNSGFCINSQGSLEDPLGSDDSLETQDSMEF